CTCACACCAGGCAGAAGCCATCGTCAGCCGTTATGAAACATGGCGTACGCAAGGTTTGCCATTTGTGGGCCGCCTGACCGGCGTCGGCGCCATGCGCGGTATAGAGCTGGCCAGCGCCGATGGCACGCCCGCGTCCAAGCAACTGACCCAACTGCTGAGCCTGGCGCGGGACGCCGGCTTGCTGCTGATGCCCAGCGGCAAGTCGCGGCACATTATTCGGCTGCTGGCACCGCTGACCATCGAGCCTGCGGTGCTGGAGGAAGGCCTGGATATTCTCGAGGCCTGCCTCAAACAGCTGACTCAGTAGCGTGCGTCGGCGGGCTTGCCGCCGTTAGGCCAGTCTTTGACCTTGTCGGGGAAATCCGGACGCGGTTGACCGGAGAAGTACGCCGCCACGTCCACCGTTTCCTGGTCCGACAACCCGCCCTGCCCCAACGGGAATTTCTCGTGAAAGCCGATCGGCATATTGCGTTTGACGAACGCCGCCGCCGTGTAGGGCCGCGCCATGCCGGCGCCGATGTTGAACGACTGCTCGCCCCACAACGGCGGGTACACCAGCTCGCCATCGGCCCCCGCCAGGCCTTGGCCGTTGTCGCCATGGCACACCGCGCATTGCTTGGCGTACACCTGTTTGCCGTTCTCAAGGTCCGGTTTGATCGACGGGTCGATTTTGCCCACGCCACGCCCGGCGACTTTGTCTTCGGGGCGTGTGTTGTTTTTCATCCAGTCGAAGTAGGCGACCATCGCCTGCATATCCGCCGATTGCGGCGGCAGGGGCTTGCCATTCATCGAACGGCGGAAGCAGCCGTTGATGCGTTCTTCCAACGTAACCACCTTGCCCGCGCGTGGCGCGTAGCTGGGGAAGAACGCCGACACGCCCACAAACGGCGAGCCGTCCGCCACGGTGCCGGCGTTGAGATGGCAACTGGTGCAATTGAGCGCGTTGCCGACGTTGTTCGGCAGCAGCGCTTTGGTTTGCAGGTGCAGGCGCATGCCGCGAATCACTTGGTCGGCATTCGGCGCGGCGAGTAAATCGGCCAGGCGTGGGGTTTCGAAAGCCGACGAATCAGTGGTGGCGGGGTTGAGTTGGTCACGCAGTTTTTTCACTTGGGCGGCGCTGATCGGCGTGCCCTCGTTGCCCCAGCGGGTGCGCACGAAGCTCAGGATCTCGGCGATTTCCGGGTCCGCCAAGCGGCTGAAACCCGGCATGGTGTAGACCCGTGGGTGGGTGGCGGTTTGCGCGGTTTCCCAGCCGGTCAGGGTGATGTGCAGCAGCGAGGTCGGGTTGTTGGCCGCGATGCTTGGGTTGCCGGCCAGCGGCGGGAACACGCCTTTCACGCCGCCGCCGTCGCTGCGGTGGCAGTCGCTGCAAAACTGCATGTAACCCAGGCCGCCACGGCTGGTGAACAGGTCCGCCGGTGGCGCTGCGGGGCCGTGGGCGACCGACGGCATTGGCAGATCATCTTTGCCCGGCGGCAGGGATTTGAGGTAGCTGGCAATGGCCGTAAGGTCTTCGTCGCTGAAATGCTGAGTGCTGTGGTGAATCACGTCAGCCATATTGCCGGCCACCGTGGCAAAACGGTTCTGCCCGGTCTTGAGCAGTTGCACGGTGTCTTCCACCGTCCACAGGTTGCGCAGGCTCATGGCGCGCCAGTGTTCAACGGTTTCGCCGGCCAGGTAATGCTGGCCGCTGCGGCCGTCATCACTCATGGCTTTTTCCTGGAAGGCAATGCCGCGTGGCGTGTGACAGGAGCCGCAATGGCCCAGGCCCTGGACCAGGTAGGCGCCACGGTTGAGCACCTCGTTACGGTTCGGGTCCGGCTGGAACGGCTGCTTGTCGAGAAAAGCAAAATTCCACAGCGCCAGGCCCCAGCGTTGGTTGAACGGGAAGCCCATGTCCGCTTCGAGGTTGGCCTGCTGCACGGGTTCGACGCCTTGCATCAGGTAGGCGTAGAGGGCGCGCATGTCCTGCTCGCTCATTTTGGCGTAGGACGGGTACGGCATCGCCGGGTAAAGATTCATGCCTGTCGGCGTTACGCCTTCGCGCATCACTTTGTCGAACTGCTCGAAGGTGTAGGCGCCGATACCGGTCTCACGGTCGGGGGTGATGTTGCTCGAATAGATCGTGCCCATCGGCGTGCTCAGCTCCAGCCCACCGGCCATCACCTTGCCTTGCTTGGCCGTGTGGCAGGCGATGCAGTCGCCCAGTTGCGCAACGTATTTACCGTGTTCGATTTCGGTGGGAGCGGCGTGCAGAGGTAGCGCCAGACACAGCGTCGCCCCCAGCAAGGCCAGGCGTGGCAGGGAGAAGGCCATGGCATTAATCCTTTAATAACCTGGCGTGGAGTGGTCCCCTCGGCGCAGGTAGGTCATCGTTTTTATGGGTTTATCAGGCCTGCGTGTTGTAACGGGTTTTGCGGCGTGGGGTGTTGATGTGGGTCAGGGGCGAATTGATGGACATAACCGTGAAGACTCAAGGATTATCCACCGCCTACCCACACTGCAAGGAAGCACCCCATGCTCGATATCCTCCAAGGCACGCCCCTTTGGGTGTACGCCGTTTACCTGTGGATTTGTTATTACGGCATCAAGGCCTGCCTGGGCGGGCGGGAGAATCGTCGCTCGTTGATGATTCTGCCGGTGGTGTTGGTGGTGTGGTCGCTGATGTCGCTGGCGCCGTCGATACTGTCGAGCAGTGCTTGGGTCGGCGGCGCGCTGGTCGGCAGCCTGGTGGGTATGCTGTTGTTCAACGCCGACGGCGCGCAGCTCGCTGCCAATGGCGAAACGCTGGTGTTGCCGGGCACCTGGAAAACTTTACTCATCTCGCAGCTGTTCTTTGCCGTGAAGTATTACTTCGGCTATCAGCAGGCGGTGCATCCGCTGTTTTTGAGCACGCCAGAGATGCTGGTGGCGGTGGGCGCTGTGTCGGGGTTTACCGTTGGTCTGTTCTGCGGGCGGGCCGTGCGGTTGCAGCGGGCGTTGACGGCGTTGCGCCGTGATAAGGCCGTTGTGCTGCCTTGACCTGATCTGCGAGGCCACTGAAAATGCGCGACGCTTTTTTGTCCCGTTTACTGAAGTAGTGAAATTTCAATGTCCGATTCTTACACCGAACACTCCACCGAAGAATCCGTAACAGCCCTGCGATCCAAGGCTGAATACGAAAACGCCATCAATCTTTCACAGCATGTGCCGGCGGCCAAGATCATCAGCGAGATGGTGCTGGACGCGTTCCACACCTCCAAGGAAAGCGACCAGATCCGCGAGCTGCGCGTGGCCATCCGCCAGGCCCACGACGCCTTTGACGACGACAAGGCCTACGACCTGATGGGCCAGCTCAAGCAGCTCAAAGACGCCGAGGCCGCCGACAACATCGCCCTGGAAGACCTCAGCAGCAAATTCTCGATCAGCCGCATCTTGTCCAGCTTCAAGGACGACCCCGAGTTCCAGGAACTGGTCTACAGCCTGGCGCTCAAGGTACTGAACCAGTCCCACCAGGCGATCAGTAACCCAAGCGCCGGCAAGAGCAAGGCCTCGCGGCCGAAAAAAGAAACCGAAGTGTTTGTGATCAGCAAGGACGGCATCAGCGTTACGCTGCCGCTGCGCACGCCGCGTTCCAAGTTGAACGTCGACCGTGAGGCGTTGGAGTTCCTGGGCTTTACGTTTGTGGGCGAAGGCAGCGAGGCGGAACTGGAAAGTGAAACCTTCGTCGACAACAGTGGCGAAGAGCAGCCCGTCACGCGCAAAAGCATCGTGACCGCGCTGCAACAGCAAAGCGCCTTTGACGGCTACGCCATCGCCGCGCAGTAAGCGGCGGATGCAATAAGGCGCGCGCGCAATGCGTTGCGCCTTGTGCCGTTTACGCTTCCTTGTTCCATAACACCGCCGAACCTTTCATTACGCCCACCGCGACCGCGAACAGCAGCAAGACAAGCCCTGCCAGCAACCACGGCGACGGCAATGATGGCTGCGAGACCAACATAAACGCCAACGACGGCGCGACCATCACGCCGATATTCACCCCCGCCGCGTAATAACCCAGGTTGCGGTCCACGGTATGGCGGCTGGAAATGCTGCTGACGTAATGGGTGATGCCCGGGAACACGATCATCTCGCCCAGGCTCCACAGCACCGTGGCCAGCATCAACAGTGCCCCGACCTGACCAAACCCCATCAAGAAAAAACCGACGCCAGCCAGCAGGAAACCGGCGATCAGCGCGCGGCTGCTCGACAGGTGCGCCATGCGCAGGTTGATCGGCACTTCGAACACAATCACCAGCAACGCGTTGATGAAGAAGATGATGCCCACGTAATACGCCGGCAGTTCGGTGTAGTTGATGATGTACGCCGACAGAAAGGTCGGTGGCAATGCGTAGGCCACGTGAACCGGCAGTGCCGCCAGCAGAATCACCAGCAGCCGCGAGCGCTCATGGAGCGCGGCCTCCGGTAAGCCCTCGCCTTTGCCGGCCACCGCCGCGCCGTGTGCCTCGGGCTTTGAGCGCGCGAGATACAGGCAGGCGGCGAAGGCCAGCAGGGACAACAGCGCATTGATGTAGAACACCGCGTCGGGATGGCTCAGGAACACCAGGCTGCCCAGCAAGGGCCCGATGGCCATGCCCACGTTGATCGCCAGGCGGTTGCAGGAAAACGCCACTTTGCGCGTCTCCAACGTGCTATGGGCCACGGTTTCGGAAAACGTCGCCGGCGTGAAGGCCTCGTAGCAGGCGCCCCACAGAAACGACAACACCAACAGGGCGAGCGGGTTATCCACCGAGGGGATGACCAGCAGCAGCAAGGCATTGAGCAGCAACGCGCCGAGGATCACGCGGTTGGCGGAAAAGCGCTTGATCACCGCACCGATGATCAGGTCGGTGCACAGCGCACCCGCACCGTACACGCCCACCAACACGCCTGCGGTGGCTGCCGATACGGCGTGCTGGTGAATCAGGTACGCCGCGTAGAAAGGAAACGCCAGGGTGCCCATGCGGAACACCAGCGTAATCACGAACAAGGCCTGCAGTCGGGCATTCAGGCCGCGTAATGCGCGATAGGTGCCCATCAGCAAGGCCCGCTGCAACAGATGTCGACCAAGGCTATATAACGTTTCATGCGGCTGTCCCTTCGCAATGGTGATGCCGGTTGATCCGGCGTCACACTCAAGGCTTGGGAACGTAATGCAGCACTGCCGGGCCAACAAGCTGCCCATAAGGACAGGTAAGGTCAGGACGGGTGGCGGATATAGCCAAGCTGCAGGGCCTTGCGGATCGCCGATTTACCGTTGGTAACATCCAGCTTGGCAAAGATGTTCTTCATATGAAACTTGACCGTGTGCGACGTCATCGACGTCAACAGCGCCACTTCGTTGTAGGTCTTGCCCAGGCTGGCCCAGGTCAGCACTTCGGTTTCGCGCGGCGTCAGCAGCGTTTGTGGCTCAACGGCCGCGTGCTGTTCCAAGGCCTCGTCATACACCGACACCAGCAGCATCTGCAGCTCACTCTGGAAAGCCTGCACGGTTTCGCGAAACTGTTGTTCCTCGCCGAAGCTGCACAGGTTGAGGACCGAGTAGAACCCCCGATTGCCATGCACGATGAAACTCGCGCCCTCCCCCACCGGCTTGCACGGGCCCGGCACTGGCAACGCTTCGTCGGCCGGGGCGAGCAGGTTCTCATCGCTCCAGAAAAACGGCTTGATGCGCTTACGGGTCAGGGCAACCAGCTCGCCACGCCGGTAGAAATCATCCGCGGTATCGGACGGTTCCAGGGCATCGGGGTAATTGGAAATAATCTGCGCTTCGTCCAGCGGCGGCCCGCACTGGTAGACCTCGAAGTGCCCCAGGCCACGGCGGCTCAGCTCGGTATCGAGCAATTGCCGCACCTCTTCGGGTTCCAGGGGCGTGGGCGTGTCGGGGTGTCCATTGCGTCGCATGCGTATCGTCCTTGATCATTGAACCCGGTCGAGAATGCGGCATGCCTTGCGCGCCTGTCCAGGCCTTAAGCACTCACCACCTGCGCCGCGAATACCTCGCGAAAGCGCTGCATCTCGTGCTTATTGCCCACCGTCACGCGTACCCAGTGCGGCCAGTCCTTCCACACTCGCCCGATCAACACGCCATGTGCGGCGAGCTTCTCGATCACCTGCTCGGCCGGTTGCTTCACATCGATCATGAAGCAGTTGCTCTGCGACGCGGTACAGGTGAACCCCCGGCCCTTGAGCCACGCCACGGTCTCGTCGCGCAACTGGGCATTGAGCGCCTTGCGCTGTGGCAGCAGCTTGATGTCTTCCAGACTCGCTCGGGCGCCCAGCAGCGTAGAAGCCGCCGGCACGTTGTCGCCACCAAACACCGCCAGCCGTTCCAGCAGCGTCGGGTGGCCGATCGCCAGGCCCAGGCGTGCACCGGCCATGCCGTAGATTTTCGAGAAGGTACGCAGCACCAGCAAATCGTCGTGGTCCTTGACCCAACTGACCACGCTTGGCGTGTCGGAAAAATCGATATAGGCCTCGTCCACCACCAGCACACAGCCTTGGGGTTTGTTCACCAGCGCCTGACGGATCGCCTCGGTCGGGGTGATGGTGCCGGTCGGGTTGTTGGGGTTGCACAGGTAGAACATGCCCGCGTGGGGATCGGCGGCGAGCATCGCCGGTACGTCATGGGCGTGGCGGGCGTCGAGGCTCACTTCATGAACCTGAGTCTTGCAGGATTCGGCGGCCTGGCGCGGCACTTCGTAGGACGGTGTGGCCATGACCAGGCCACGCGTGTCGCGGGTGAATGCCAGCACCGCGTAGCGCAGGGCGGCCATGGAACCGGCAAACACCGCGACGTTTTCTTCGGTGATGCCCTGCTGCTGGGCGAACAACGCGGCTAGCGCGTACATGTCCGGGTAGGGATAACGCCCCGACGTCGCGACCCCGCGCTGCATGGCCTCACGCGCAGCGCTTGAAGGGCCGTAGGGGCTTTCGTTGTAGTTGAGCCGCACCTTGTCAGGCGTCGCCGGCGCCGGGGCGGCGAGCGCCCAATCCAGACGCCCGAGCACGGGCAGGGCCGCACCGAGGGCGAGAAGGGACCGACGACTTACGCTGACCATGGGGCTACTCCTTGTAGACGGGTGATCGATTCGCACAGTGCGTACAAGGAAGTATGACGAGGAAGGTGTCGGCTGATTTAACCGGGCTCCGGGGAATCAGCTCTCCAGGTAGTCGGCAATGGGATAGCGCGCGCACAGGGCTTCAACCTCTGAACGCGTCTGCTCGCAAACTGCAGGCTCCAGGTGGTATTCCTGCTCGCCCAGCGGTGTCACACCGTCCAGCACCCGGCAAACCAGCGCGATGACCTGGCGGCAGCCTTCACGGTCCAGCCTGCGCTGTGCCATGGAGCCGGTGCCGATACACAACCCGCTGGTCACCAACGACGAGCGCGTCTCGCCTGGCACGCGATGCTTGTTCACGACGATGGCGCACTGCTCCAGCGCCGACTCGGCGATAGCCCCGGTCATGGCGCCTTGCAGGCGGATCAACAGCGTATGGTTTTCACTGCGCCCGCCGACCACGTCGTAGCCTTTGGCCTGAAACGCGCTGGCGGCCTCATCGGCAAGTGTACGAACCCGGCCCATGCAGGCGTCGAATTGCGCCGATTTCGCGTAACCCAGCGCGGCGGCTTTTGCCGCGATCAGGTTGACCGCCGGCGCGCCCTGCATGCGCGGAAACACGGCCTGATCGAGTACGCGACTGAAGGTCGAGCGCAAGCCGGGCACTTTGGTGTTGGCGTCGCGGCCCGACAGAATCAGCCCGCCGCGAGGGCCGCCGAGTTGTTTGTGGGTGCAGGTGACGGTGACGTGGGCGGCGTTGATCGGGTTCGGGTGACGCCCCGTCGCCACCAGCCCGGCGATATGGGAAATGTCCGCCAACAGGATCGCGCCCGCCTCATCGGCAATCGCGCGAAACCGCTCGAAGTCCACCACCCGCGAGTAAGCCGACGCACCACAGATGATGATGCGTGGCCGATGTGCCAACGCCAGGCTGCGCACCTGCGCGTAGTCGATCAGGCCATCGGCATCGGTGCCGTAGCGAATGGCCTTGTAGTAGGCACCCGTGAACACCGCCGGGCTGCCAAGGGTGAGATCACCGCCGTGGTCGTGGGCCATGCCGAGCAAGGTATCGCCAGGCTCCAGCAGCGCGCTGAGTACTTGGGCAATCGCGTTGGAGGCCGAGTGCGACTGCACACTGGCGTAGTGGGCGTCGAACAGTTCGCGTGCGCGGCGAATGGCCAGGGCTTCGACCAGGTCGACGTTTTCGCAGCCGGCACGCTGACGTTTGCCCGGCATGCCTGCGGCGCTCACATTGACCAATGCCGAGGCACACGCCACCAGCGTTCGCGGTGTGACCGCGCAGGAAGAGGAAACCAGAGACAGGGTGCGGTGCTGGCGCAAGACCTCGGCATCGAGGAGGCTCGCCAGCTCGAAATCTTCAGTGTGCAGATCGGCCAGGCCACGACGCAGCAAGTCGGCCTGGTCTTTGAGGTGTGCGGTGTTGACTGCCATCGGTGCGGGTCCCTTCCTGGGCGTTGCATGCCGGTCCATCCTGAACCGCGGGCTTTTATTAAACAGGAAATTAAACAGGAAATTAAACATTTTCCAAATTTAATGTGCTTTTTTGCCCGACCGGAACCGAGCGTCGGCGCAGGAACAGCGCACCCGGGACTTTATTGTTAGGGCCCACGCATGCAACACTCCCGCCGCCGCGACGCCGCACGCGCCGCGCACAGGGAAGGCATGACTAAAAGGAAGTGGTGAGCACGTGATACACAGACGGGAAAAAACCGAGCACTTGAAGAGCAACATCAAGTACTTGATCAAAAGCCGCGGCGAAACGCAGCTGTCGTTATGCAGTGCCGCCGGCCTGACCAGGACCACCATCTACAACATCCTGGAAGGCAAGGTCGTCAACGTCCAGCAGTCCACCATTCGCAAGATTTCGGATTTCTTCGGTGTCTCTTACGACGAAATTGAAACCATCGATTTTGAAGCCAAGGAAATCATCGAGAGCAGTGTTTCCCCCCAGGGCAACATGAACCCGGCGGCCGTGCCGATCCTCACGGAAAGCCTGGTGATCCAGAACCTGGACAAGCGCATTGGCGAACTGGCGACGCTGTACCCGCTGACCTACTACTTCGGCACCTCGCATAACCTGATCGCGGTGCGCCTGGAACGCGCGATCCCCGGCATCAATGAGCCGGGTGATCTATTGATCGTGCAAAAAGGCTCGTCGAGCGACGGCAAAGAAAAGCTGGTGTACGACCGCGCCACCAAACGCATGCTGATCACCCTTGAAGCCTCTGCCCACTCGGACCGCCTGTGCGTGGTCGGCGATATCATCGAGGAGCGCTTCAATGACCACGTATGAAGCCGGCATCGAAAACAGCAAATACAAACTGCTGGGCTTTGAAAATGACAAGCGCCTGGCGGTGATCATGGTGATCGCCACGGGCAAGGTCATCAAGATGAAACTGAGCGAAGTACTCAACAGCGAAATAATGGACAATTTAAACAAAATGGAAGTTAAGAACATGTACAAGAAGTTTTATTCGCAGGGCGGGGCACTCACCGCCTACGATATAAACGACCGCAATGAAAGCTCCTGGATGATTTACATCATTCTGAACTTGCTGCTCTTCACGTTTTATATCTTCACCAGCATTGCCGCGACTAAGCCGCTGTACCTGGAGTCGCTGGGCATCATCGTTACGCCGGGCACGTTTCTGTATCCGCTGACCTTTTTGATCGTGGATTTGCTTAACGAGCAATTCGGCCTGCGCCTGGCCAGAAGGGCCATTTTGTTTGCGTTTGCCAGCAACGCGATGATCATCATCTTGCTGTATGGCTCGACCTTTCTACCGGGGCTGCCGGGCTGGAAGCTGGACGGGCCGTATAACGACGTGATCATTCAAGTGTCTTCGGTTCTGGTCGCCTCCTCCGTGTCGTTCCTGGTGTCGGAGAATATAAACTCGTACTTGCTGTGCAAGATCAAGGAACTGACCAATTCCAAATACTTGTACCTGCGCATTTTCTTCAGCACGTTCTTTGCGGTGATTATCGACAGCTTCCTGTTTTGCTTCATCGCCTTTTACGGCGCGATGCAGACCAGTGACATCCTGAGCATGATCTACGTGCAGATTGCGATCAAAGTGGGTTTTGCGTTCTTCAACATCGCACCGGCCTATGGGGCGCGTGCGTTGTTCAAGCGCTGGATTACCGGCAGCGCTGCCTGACACTTAATCGGCTGTGCAATGCGAACTAAATGTGGGAGCGGGCTTGCTCGCGAATACGGAGTGTCAGTCAACTCATCTGTAACTGACACACCGCATTCGCGAGCAAGCCCGCTCCCACATTAAACCTTAGCCCAGCTGCAACTTCTGCTTCAGGCTCTGCATCACATCAGCCTTGTTCTGCAAATACTCATTCAAACCGCGTGCACGCAGGTTGCACGCGTCGCAGTTGCCGCAGCCACTGCCGATAACGCCGTTGTAGCAGGTGAGCGTCTGGTGACGCACCAGCTCCAACTGGTTGTGGTAGTCGGCCAAGGCCCAGGTTTCGGCCTTGTTCAGCCACATCAACGGCGTGTCCAGGCGCAGCTTGTATTCCATGCCCAGCTCGAGTGCCTTGTTCAACGCTTTGACGAATTCGTCACGGCAGTCGGGGTAGCCCGAGAAGTCGGTTTCGCACACGCCGGTGATGACGGTTTCGGCCTTCACCTGGTAGGCGTAGATCGACGCCAATGTGAGGAACAGAATATTGCGGCCCGGCACAAAGGTGCTTGGCAGGCTGCCACCAGAGCTGTCCACGGTCGGTACGGGAATGTTGTCGCGGGTCAGGCTGCTGATGGCCAGTTCGTTGAGCAAGGACACGTCCATGACTTTGTGGACAGTGGCGCCCAGCTGCTTGGCGAGCTTCTGGGCCACTTCGATTTCCGCCACATGGCGCTGGCCATAGTCGAAGGTGATGCAGTGCACTTCGTCGTACAGCGGCAGTGCCTGGATCAGACAGGTCGTGGAGTCCTGCCCGCCACTGAACACCATCACGGCTTTTTTAGTCATTACGTTGCTTCCTGCAGTTTAAAAATGTGGGAATAGTTTAAAGGCCCAGCCATAAAAAACCCCGCGCTTCTTTCGAAGGCGGGGTTTTTTAATGCTCGATGACTCAGTGTGCGTAGGTCAGCAACAGCTCTTTCGGCACTTGGAAATCCAGGGACATCATCACGCTGAGCGCGGTGATGGTGAAGATCGAGAACACGAACAGCTTGCGCGCCCAGACGGTGTCGTCCACCGCCTTGTAGCCGGTCCAGGCCATGTACAACCAGTACATGCCCATGGCCGCCGCGACGGCGAGGTAGCTCATGCCGGCGTAGCCACTGAAGGTCAACATCAAGGTCGCCACGAGGAAGGCCAGGATGTAGAGCAGGATGTGTTTCTTGGCGACCTGGATGCCACGTTTGACCGGCAGAACCGGAATCGAAGCAGCCAGGTAGTCATTGAAGCGGAAGATCGCGATGGCATACGAGTGCGGCATCTGCCACAGGCTGAACATCACCAGCAGCACCAGCGCGGCCATGTCGAAGCTATTGGTCACAGCCACATAACCAATCACCGGTGGCATCGCGCCCGACAGGCTGCCCACCAGCGTGCCGTGAACCGACTTGCGCTTGAGGTACAGGCTGTAGAGGCCGACGTAGATGACAAAACCGATCACGGCAAACAGCGCCGCCAGCGGGTTGGCCACCTTGTACAACAATGCCACGCCTGCAACACCCAGGACGGTCGCGAACAGCAGTGCCAGTTTCAGGGAGATCAGGCCCTGGACCAGCACGCGGTTCTTGGTGCGTTCCATCTTGATATCGATGTCGCGGTCGATGCAGTTGTTGAACACACAACCGGAAGCTACCACCAGGGAAGTGCCGATCATTGCAGCCAGGAAAATGGCCAGATCGACATGTCCCTTGGAGGCCAGGAAAAAACCGCCTGCCACAGAAAGCACGTTACCGAAAATGATCCCAGGTTTGGTGATTTGGATAAAGTGCTTAAGCGACATCGGGTTTTACCTCACTTCGCCATCATGAACGTATGGATGCTGAACATGATCCAGATCGACAGACCAACCAGCAGCAGGATCACAAGGCCTGCGAACACAAATGCAATCACGTTATCGCGCTGCTCTTTGGAACGGTCCAGGTGCAGGAAGTACACCAGGTGAACCAAAACCTGAATCACCGCGAACGCCAGAACGATCATCAAGGTGATCGACTTCGGCAGGGTCGGGTACATCACCAGACCGAACGGGATGAGCGTCAGGATTACCGACAGGATGAAGCCGATGGCGTACGACTTAACGCTGCCGTGGCTCGCATCATGGCTGTCATGGTCATGGGAGTGTGCATTAGCCATTACAGAGTCCCCATCAGGTAAACAACGGTGAAGACGCAGATCCAGACCACGTCCAGGAAGTGCCAGAACAGGCTCAGGCAGCTCAGGCGAGTCTTGTTGGTGTTGGTCAGGCCGTGTTTATTGACCTGATACATCATCACCGCCATCCACAGCAGGCCGGCAGATACGTGCAGACCGTGGGTGCCTACCAGCGTGAAGAACGCGGACAGGAAGCCGGAACGGTGCGGGCCGTAGCCTTCGGAGATCAGCAGGTGGAACTCGTTGATCTCCATGCCGATGAAGCCCAGGCCGAACAGGAAGGTCAGTGCCAACCAGCTCAGTACGCCTTTCTTGCTGCCCTTGTAGAAGGCCAGCATGGCGAAGCCGTAGGTGATCGAACTGAACAACAGCAAGGCGGTTTCGCCGAGCACGTAAGGCAGTTCGAAGATGTCGTGGCCCGACGGGCCACCCGCTACGTTGTTTACCAGTACCGCGTACACCGCGAAGATCGACGCAAACAAGATGCAGTCGGTCATCAGGTAGAGCCAGAAACCGAATACGGTCATTGGCCCCGAGTCGTGGTGATGGTCATCGTGCCCATGGTCATCGACATGGGCGTGTCCAGCATTGGTCACTAAGTTCGACATGGTTTAAGCCTGTTCCAACGAGGTTTCTACACGGTTGGCCGGGATTTTCTTCTCGGCTACCAGGCGAGCGTGTTGCTCGGCTTCGATGCGCTCGATCGTCTCGACCGGCACCATGTAGCCTTGATCATCACGGGCAGCGTGAATGATGAAGTAACCGATGGTGCCTACCAGGCCCACGATTGCCAGCCACCAGATGTGCCAGATCATCGCGAAACCGAACACGGTCAACAGCGCGCCCATCACCACGCCAGTGGCGGTGTTGTTCGGCATGTGGATCGGCTCGTAGTGCTTAGGTTGCTGGTACGCAGTACCGTCTTCCTTGGCTTCGGTGAACGCATCGATCGTGTTCGCAGTAGGAATCACAGCGAAGTTGTAGAACGGCGGAGGCGACGAAGTCGACCATTCCAGGGTGTGACCATTCCATGGGTCGCCGGATTCGCAAGCGTTCTGCTTACGGTCACGGATACTCACGTACAGCTGGATCAGCTGGCAGGCGATACCGGCAGCGATCATCAACGCACCGAACATGGCGACGTACAGGTACGGCACCCACTCAGGGTTGGTGGTGGCGTTCAGACGACGGGTCATGCCCATGAAGCCCAATGCGTAGAGCGGCATGAACGCGACGAAGAAGCCCGAGATCCAGAACCAGAATGCAGCCTTGCCCCAACCTTCGTGCAGCTTGAAGCCGAACGCTTTCGGGAAGTAGAAGCTGAAACCAGCGATGTAACCGAATACAGCACCAC
The sequence above is a segment of the Pseudomonas sp. R76 genome. Coding sequences within it:
- the cyoD gene encoding cytochrome o ubiquinol oxidase subunit IV, giving the protein MANAHSHDHDSHDASHGSVKSYAIGFILSVILTLIPFGLVMYPTLPKSITLMIVLAFAVIQVLVHLVYFLHLDRSKEQRDNVIAFVFAGLVILLLVGLSIWIMFSIHTFMMAK
- the queC gene encoding 7-cyano-7-deazaguanine synthase QueC is translated as MTKKAVMVFSGGQDSTTCLIQALPLYDEVHCITFDYGQRHVAEIEVAQKLAKQLGATVHKVMDVSLLNELAISSLTRDNIPVPTVDSSGGSLPSTFVPGRNILFLTLASIYAYQVKAETVITGVCETDFSGYPDCRDEFVKALNKALELGMEYKLRLDTPLMWLNKAETWALADYHNQLELVRHQTLTCYNGVIGSGCGNCDACNLRARGLNEYLQNKADVMQSLKQKLQLG
- the glyA gene encoding serine hydroxymethyltransferase, which produces MAVNTAHLKDQADLLRRGLADLHTEDFELASLLDAEVLRQHRTLSLVSSSCAVTPRTLVACASALVNVSAAGMPGKRQRAGCENVDLVEALAIRRARELFDAHYASVQSHSASNAIAQVLSALLEPGDTLLGMAHDHGGDLTLGSPAVFTGAYYKAIRYGTDADGLIDYAQVRSLALAHRPRIIICGASAYSRVVDFERFRAIADEAGAILLADISHIAGLVATGRHPNPINAAHVTVTCTHKQLGGPRGGLILSGRDANTKVPGLRSTFSRVLDQAVFPRMQGAPAVNLIAAKAAALGYAKSAQFDACMGRVRTLADEAASAFQAKGYDVVGGRSENHTLLIRLQGAMTGAIAESALEQCAIVVNKHRVPGETRSSLVTSGLCIGTGSMAQRRLDREGCRQVIALVCRVLDGVTPLGEQEYHLEPAVCEQTRSEVEALCARYPIADYLES
- a CDS encoding queuosine precursor transporter, producing MTTYEAGIENSKYKLLGFENDKRLAVIMVIATGKVIKMKLSEVLNSEIMDNLNKMEVKNMYKKFYSQGGALTAYDINDRNESSWMIYIILNLLLFTFYIFTSIAATKPLYLESLGIIVTPGTFLYPLTFLIVDLLNEQFGLRLARRAILFAFASNAMIIILLYGSTFLPGLPGWKLDGPYNDVIIQVSSVLVASSVSFLVSENINSYLLCKIKELTNSKYLYLRIFFSTFFAVIIDSFLFCFIAFYGAMQTSDILSMIYVQIAIKVGFAFFNIAPAYGARALFKRWITGSAA
- a CDS encoding cytochrome o ubiquinol oxidase subunit III → MSNLVTNAGHAHVDDHGHDDHHHDSGPMTVFGFWLYLMTDCILFASIFAVYAVLVNNVAGGPSGHDIFELPYVLGETALLLFSSITYGFAMLAFYKGSKKGVLSWLALTFLFGLGFIGMEINEFHLLISEGYGPHRSGFLSAFFTLVGTHGLHVSAGLLWMAVMMYQVNKHGLTNTNKTRLSCLSLFWHFLDVVWICVFTVVYLMGTL
- the cyoE gene encoding heme o synthase codes for the protein MSLKHFIQITKPGIIFGNVLSVAGGFFLASKGHVDLAIFLAAMIGTSLVVASGCVFNNCIDRDIDIKMERTKNRVLVQGLISLKLALLFATVLGVAGVALLYKVANPLAALFAVIGFVIYVGLYSLYLKRKSVHGTLVGSLSGAMPPVIGYVAVTNSFDMAALVLLVMFSLWQMPHSYAIAIFRFNDYLAASIPVLPVKRGIQVAKKHILLYILAFLVATLMLTFSGYAGMSYLAVAAAMGMYWLYMAWTGYKAVDDTVWARKLFVFSIFTITALSVMMSLDFQVPKELLLTYAH
- a CDS encoding helix-turn-helix transcriptional regulator, giving the protein MIHRREKTEHLKSNIKYLIKSRGETQLSLCSAAGLTRTTIYNILEGKVVNVQQSTIRKISDFFGVSYDEIETIDFEAKEIIESSVSPQGNMNPAAVPILTESLVIQNLDKRIGELATLYPLTYYFGTSHNLIAVRLERAIPGINEPGDLLIVQKGSSSDGKEKLVYDRATKRMLITLEASAHSDRLCVVGDIIEERFNDHV